The Microlunatus antarcticus genome window below encodes:
- the pstA gene encoding phosphate ABC transporter permease PstA, which translates to MATSTAVTPGTGDAPVSFSKPSGSRTLKNGIATVYVGLATVLALIPLVWVLWTVISKGYKLLLTSSWWLESQRGITPRREGGGAYHAIVGTLEIGLICAVIAVPLGVLGAIFLVEYARGTKAARVVSFTVDILSGIPSIVAALFIYALVITILGLGRSGIAVSLALVLLMLPVVLRSTEEMLKLVPDSLREASYALGVPKWKTILQVVIPTAFGGISTGVMLGLARVMGETAPLLILVSYAVGINFSPTSATMASLPTMINSSRDIAPSLPGYDRTWAAALTLILIVMLLNLLARGISRATKLKEK; encoded by the coding sequence ATGGCCACGTCCACCGCAGTGACGCCGGGCACCGGAGACGCCCCGGTCTCGTTCTCCAAGCCGAGCGGCTCGCGCACGCTCAAGAACGGCATCGCGACCGTCTACGTCGGCCTGGCCACCGTCCTCGCGCTGATCCCGCTGGTGTGGGTCCTGTGGACGGTGATCAGCAAGGGCTACAAGCTGCTGCTGACCTCCAGCTGGTGGCTGGAGAGCCAGCGCGGCATCACGCCCCGCCGGGAGGGTGGTGGCGCCTACCACGCCATCGTCGGCACCCTGGAGATCGGCCTCATCTGCGCGGTCATCGCCGTCCCGCTCGGGGTCCTCGGCGCGATCTTCCTGGTCGAGTACGCGCGGGGCACCAAGGCCGCGAGGGTCGTCAGCTTCACCGTCGACATCCTCAGCGGGATCCCGTCGATCGTGGCGGCGCTCTTCATCTACGCGCTCGTGATCACGATCCTCGGCCTGGGCCGCTCGGGCATCGCCGTGTCGCTGGCGCTGGTGCTGCTGATGCTCCCGGTCGTGCTGCGCTCCACCGAGGAGATGCTCAAGCTCGTGCCGGACTCCCTCCGTGAGGCCTCGTACGCGCTCGGCGTCCCCAAGTGGAAGACGATCCTGCAGGTCGTCATCCCGACCGCCTTCGGCGGCATCTCCACCGGCGTCATGCTCGGCCTGGCCCGCGTCATGGGCGAGACGGCGCCGCTGCTGATCCTGGTCTCGTACGCGGTGGGCATCAACTTCTCGCCGACCAGCGCGACCATGGCCTCGCTGCCGACCATGATCAACTCGAGCCGCGACATCGCGCCGAGCCTCCCCGGCTACGACCGGACGTGGGCTGCAGCGCTCACGCTGATCCTCATCGTCATGCTGCTCAACCTCCTCGCCCGCGGCATCTCGCGCGCGACGAAGCTCAAGGAGAAGTAA
- the pstC gene encoding phosphate ABC transporter permease subunit PstC, with protein MTKGTAVLLVALVAFVGIFLLVLALPSILADQDNFLLSRNWQVSGGDLRFGILGLLWTTVLSSLVALVIAVPVAIGVALGLTQYLPKRVAGPVGFLVELLAAVPSIIFGLWGLTVFGPFLGPIGTWLGNALGVIPLFRLESDPKSTVFVAGIVLAIMVLPIITSISKNVFEQTPRDQIEAALALGATRWEVIRTSVLPYGRSGVISASMLGLGRALGETIAVLIILSQPAPGSAFTPSIFAGGETFASKIANNASEFDSPSKTGAYIAAGLVLFVVTFLVNAAARTIADRGVK; from the coding sequence ATGACCAAGGGCACCGCGGTCCTCCTGGTGGCGCTCGTCGCCTTCGTCGGCATCTTCCTGCTGGTGCTCGCGCTGCCGAGCATCCTGGCCGACCAGGACAACTTCCTGCTGTCGCGCAACTGGCAGGTGTCCGGCGGCGACCTCCGCTTCGGCATCCTCGGCCTGCTCTGGACGACGGTGCTCTCCTCGCTCGTCGCGCTGGTCATCGCCGTGCCGGTCGCGATCGGGGTCGCGCTGGGCCTCACGCAGTACCTGCCCAAGCGCGTCGCCGGGCCCGTCGGCTTCCTGGTCGAGCTGCTGGCCGCCGTCCCCTCGATCATCTTCGGCCTCTGGGGCCTCACGGTCTTCGGTCCGTTCCTCGGCCCGATCGGTACCTGGCTCGGCAACGCCCTCGGTGTGATCCCGCTCTTCCGGCTGGAGTCCGACCCGAAGAGCACCGTCTTCGTCGCCGGCATCGTGCTGGCGATCATGGTCCTGCCGATCATCACGTCCATCTCCAAGAACGTCTTCGAGCAGACCCCCCGCGACCAGATCGAGGCCGCGCTCGCCCTCGGTGCGACCCGCTGGGAGGTCATCCGGACCTCGGTGCTCCCCTACGGCCGCTCCGGCGTGATCAGCGCCTCGATGCTCGGGCTGGGCCGGGCGCTCGGCGAGACGATCGCGGTCCTGATCATCCTCAGCCAGCCGGCGCCGGGCAGCGCCTTCACCCCGTCGATCTTCGCCGGCGGCGAGACGTTCGCCAGCAAGATCGCCAACAACGCGTCCGAGTTCGACTCGCCGTCCAAGACCGGCGCCTACATCGCGGCGGGCCTCGTGCTGTTCGTGGTCACCTTCCTGGTGAACGCGGCGGCCCGGACCATCGCCGACCGGGGAGTGAAGTGA
- the pstS gene encoding phosphate ABC transporter substrate-binding protein PstS produces the protein MITSRRARNTTFAALAAMASLSLVACGSDPAGTAAPGSSDAGSTGANASGLACPSGTLNAEGSSAQGNAITEAIADYGSACNNASTIEYNPTGSGAGIKSFYNGLVDFAGSDSALKTAAVDGVVESDKAKERCGGNEAWNIPMVVGPIAFAYNVDGVDKLVLSAEVLAKIFNGTVKTWNDPAITKLNPGVTLPGDAITVFFRSDESGTTENATKYLAAAGNGAWTKEPAKAWTGTGEGKNKSSGVAEAVGSTKNSISYMEWSYARDNKLAIAQLSSSTGTGATELTGESVGKAVSEATVAGSGNDLALKLNYEPKDSAAYPALLVTYEIVCSKGLAADKTALVKDFLTFFSSDEEQKALQDLGYAPLPTDLQTKVKTAVSAIS, from the coding sequence ATGATCACCTCCCGCCGCGCGCGGAACACCACGTTCGCCGCCCTCGCTGCGATGGCCTCCCTGAGCCTCGTCGCCTGCGGCTCCGACCCTGCTGGCACCGCAGCCCCGGGCTCGTCCGACGCCGGGTCGACCGGCGCCAACGCCTCCGGCCTGGCGTGCCCCTCGGGCACCCTCAACGCCGAGGGCTCGAGCGCCCAGGGCAACGCCATCACCGAGGCGATCGCCGACTACGGCTCCGCCTGCAACAACGCCTCCACCATCGAGTACAACCCGACCGGCTCCGGCGCCGGCATCAAGTCGTTCTACAACGGCCTGGTCGACTTCGCCGGCTCCGACTCCGCCCTCAAGACCGCTGCGGTCGACGGCGTCGTCGAGTCGGACAAGGCCAAGGAGCGCTGCGGCGGCAACGAGGCCTGGAACATCCCCATGGTCGTCGGGCCGATCGCCTTCGCGTACAACGTCGACGGCGTCGACAAGCTCGTCCTGAGCGCCGAGGTGCTGGCCAAGATCTTCAACGGCACCGTGAAGACGTGGAACGACCCGGCCATCACCAAGCTGAACCCGGGCGTCACCCTGCCGGGCGACGCGATCACCGTCTTCTTCCGCTCCGACGAGTCGGGCACCACCGAGAACGCCACCAAGTACCTGGCCGCGGCCGGCAACGGCGCGTGGACCAAGGAGCCGGCCAAGGCCTGGACCGGCACGGGCGAGGGCAAGAACAAGTCCTCGGGCGTGGCCGAGGCCGTCGGCAGCACCAAGAACTCCATCTCCTACATGGAGTGGAGCTACGCCCGCGACAACAAGCTCGCGATCGCCCAGCTCTCCAGCTCCACCGGCACGGGCGCGACCGAGCTGACCGGCGAGTCGGTGGGCAAGGCCGTGTCCGAGGCCACCGTGGCCGGCAGCGGCAACGACCTGGCCCTCAAGCTCAACTACGAGCCCAAGGACTCCGCCGCCTACCCCGCCCTGCTCGTGACCTACGAGATCGTCTGCAGCAAGGGCCTCGCCGCCGACAAGACGGCCCTCGTGAAGGACTTCCTCACCTTCTTCTCCTCCGACGAGGAGCAGAAGGCACTGCAGGACCTCGGCTACGCCCCGCTGCCGACCGACCTGCAGACCAAGGTCAAGACCGCGGTCTCCGCGATCTCCTGA
- a CDS encoding glycosyltransferase, translating to MRPDVSVIIPMHNAAATVDRLVGSLLAIDAPSVEVVVVDDASTDGSADRVDATGDPRVVVERFTTNRGAGIARNRGLELATGRYALFFDADDEIHPSSLAAAVTGLDETSADVAFLPYRYRRGHASTFEGMNVFDLAAWGRYMPTGRRLTHLAEAPQLLGFSSYPWNKVLRTDHYRRAGLRFGGTPVHNDILGHWLTLLDADGILLLDQPLCTHIVSAGGRNLTNRESRARLSLVEALDETYTELERRPEKRSRYAQHYWDFVLRVGGWATTRLTPEVVDEFNLKMHRHLLRMDLGDYARLRLRRDPLLADLVLRRALA from the coding sequence ATGCGACCCGACGTGTCGGTGATCATCCCGATGCACAACGCCGCCGCGACGGTCGACCGGCTGGTCGGGTCGCTCCTGGCGATCGACGCGCCGAGCGTCGAGGTGGTCGTCGTGGACGACGCGTCGACCGACGGCTCGGCCGACCGCGTCGACGCGACCGGGGACCCCCGCGTGGTGGTGGAGCGCTTCACGACCAACCGGGGTGCCGGGATCGCGCGCAACCGCGGGCTCGAGCTCGCCACCGGGCGCTACGCGCTCTTCTTCGACGCGGACGACGAGATCCACCCCAGCAGCCTGGCCGCCGCGGTGACGGGGCTGGACGAGACGAGCGCCGACGTCGCCTTCCTGCCGTACCGGTACCGCCGCGGGCACGCGTCGACCTTCGAGGGCATGAACGTCTTCGACCTCGCCGCCTGGGGCCGCTACATGCCGACGGGGCGTCGCCTCACGCACCTGGCGGAGGCGCCGCAGCTGCTCGGCTTCTCCAGCTATCCCTGGAACAAGGTGCTGAGGACCGATCACTACCGCCGGGCCGGGCTGCGCTTCGGTGGCACCCCGGTGCACAACGACATCCTCGGCCACTGGCTGACGCTGCTCGACGCGGACGGCATCCTCCTGCTGGACCAGCCGCTCTGCACCCACATCGTCAGCGCCGGCGGGCGCAACCTGACCAACCGGGAGAGCCGGGCCCGGCTCAGCCTGGTCGAGGCGCTCGACGAGACCTACACCGAGCTCGAGCGCCGGCCCGAGAAGCGCAGCCGCTACGCCCAGCACTACTGGGACTTCGTGCTGCGCGTCGGGGGCTGGGCGACCACCCGCCTGACCCCGGAGGTCGTCGACGAGTTCAACCTGAAGATGCACCGCCACCTGCTGCGCATGGACCTGGGCGACTACGCCCGGCTGCGGCTGCGCCGGGACCCGCTCCTGGCCGACCTCGTCCTGCGTCGCGCGCTGGCCTGA
- a CDS encoding glycosyltransferase family 2 protein produces the protein MPAVSIVVTAYNIETYIEGCLESVAAQTLRDLEVLVVDDGSSDATAELIAAFCARDPRFVPVLLPTNSPGGVGTAANAGLDRATGEWVGFVDGDDFVEPRMFERLVEAAERCGADLAMCEYQEVVDSTGERHDPADAHRWAGLTEPCYTLDVPTRRQVLRFIAVPWRKLYRRSLLEDDAIRFPVGDRFYEDNPFHWFTVLSARALAVVPEVLCYHRVGRAGQTMATVDARLFQIFAHHDTVHTWLAQKRLLEVYETSLLGWVISQMEWISRRTPGPLQRTLFDTLVPVFAQYAPETVASALREGGKGATAQKLSAAVRKREFGSFVRTLASRPGSNNPLVTAAFHLKHSGVQHTATLTGRYLRNTLQGGAVTRTVSRATKLRRREPSRRDLMFGLMVIQQRLDVLATRLGEIDARLGDAERQAPEAGPDPRRAQAPANGRGPVSRGS, from the coding sequence GTGCCCGCAGTGAGCATCGTCGTGACCGCGTACAACATCGAGACCTACATCGAGGGGTGCCTCGAGAGCGTGGCCGCGCAGACCCTGCGCGACCTCGAGGTGCTGGTCGTCGACGACGGGTCGAGCGACGCGACCGCGGAGCTGATCGCCGCGTTCTGCGCGCGGGACCCCCGCTTCGTCCCGGTGCTCCTGCCCACCAACAGCCCCGGCGGCGTCGGTACGGCGGCCAACGCGGGGCTCGACCGGGCCACGGGGGAGTGGGTGGGCTTCGTCGACGGCGACGACTTCGTCGAGCCGCGCATGTTCGAGCGGCTCGTCGAGGCGGCCGAGCGCTGCGGCGCCGACCTGGCGATGTGCGAGTACCAGGAGGTCGTGGACTCCACCGGCGAGCGCCACGACCCGGCCGACGCCCACCGCTGGGCCGGCCTGACCGAGCCCTGCTACACCCTCGACGTCCCGACGCGGCGGCAGGTGCTGCGCTTCATCGCGGTGCCGTGGCGCAAGCTCTACCGCCGCAGCCTGCTGGAGGACGACGCCATCCGGTTCCCGGTCGGCGACCGCTTCTACGAGGACAACCCGTTCCACTGGTTCACGGTGCTGTCCGCGCGCGCGCTCGCCGTCGTGCCCGAGGTGCTCTGCTACCACCGGGTCGGCCGGGCGGGTCAGACGATGGCCACCGTCGACGCCCGGCTCTTCCAGATCTTCGCCCACCACGACACGGTGCACACCTGGCTGGCGCAGAAGCGCCTGCTCGAGGTCTACGAGACCTCGCTGCTCGGCTGGGTCATCTCGCAGATGGAGTGGATCTCGCGTCGTACGCCGGGCCCGCTGCAGCGCACGCTCTTCGACACGCTCGTGCCGGTCTTCGCCCAGTACGCGCCCGAGACCGTGGCGAGCGCGCTGCGGGAGGGCGGCAAGGGGGCCACGGCGCAGAAGCTGAGCGCGGCCGTCCGCAAGCGCGAGTTCGGCAGCTTCGTCCGGACGCTGGCGAGCCGGCCGGGGTCGAACAACCCGCTGGTCACCGCCGCCTTCCACCTGAAGCACTCCGGGGTGCAGCACACGGCGACGCTCACCGGCCGCTACCTGCGCAACACGCTGCAGGGGGGTGCGGTGACCCGCACCGTGAGCCGCGCGACCAAGCTGCGGCGGCGCGAGCCGTCGCGGCGCGACCTCATGTTCGGGCTGATGGTCATCCAGCAGCGGCTCGACGTCCTGGCCACCCGCCTCGGCGAGATCGACGCGCGGCTCGGCGACGCCGAGCGGCAGGCACCGGAGGCCGGGCCGGACCCGCGTCGCGCCCAGGCCCCCGCGAACGGCCGGGGGCCGGTCAGCCGCGGGTCCTGA
- a CDS encoding glycosyltransferase family 2 protein — translation MDDVVPGTPGAADGRLITVGIPVFNGRSLLRSCLHSVISSGLPRERFEILVADDGSREPETLAILADFSAKLAGEPGFFRVLSLGTNSGGAARPRNRILDEATGAYVFFIDSDDTIGSQALERIAEAVAAVEPDWVALHQVPVNGRAAGCTVRQTQVEVSRDKALSTLTVHKVFRRAEIERQHLRFDEELPSGQDISFAFSYLVNAQRFLMLGGYDYYYLTQHGGNPDEPVHLSRRASSPAALIEKNHRILTSMITDLTRSPLSEAERLRVVYDVLLPRVLLRQRYLASIANADPEVGAKALAELAGLLADPLLAGLDDAGLRKGFTPEHLAAIRDRDLPGLRRLMKQAGPAPKAPVGTAERWAGRARRVTDVVAGLASHRHVVEELAALRRSVRELQKAQERLEEELRTRG, via the coding sequence ATGGACGACGTCGTCCCCGGCACCCCGGGTGCCGCCGACGGGCGGCTGATCACCGTCGGCATCCCGGTGTTCAACGGCCGGTCGCTGCTGCGGAGCTGCCTGCACTCGGTGATCAGCTCCGGCCTGCCGCGCGAGCGCTTCGAGATCCTCGTGGCCGACGACGGCAGCCGCGAGCCCGAGACGCTGGCCATCCTCGCCGACTTCAGCGCCAAGCTGGCCGGCGAGCCGGGCTTCTTCCGGGTCCTCTCGCTGGGCACGAACTCCGGTGGCGCCGCGCGTCCACGGAACCGGATCCTCGACGAGGCGACGGGGGCGTACGTCTTCTTCATCGACTCCGACGACACGATCGGCAGCCAGGCCCTCGAACGCATCGCCGAGGCGGTCGCGGCGGTGGAGCCCGACTGGGTCGCGCTCCACCAGGTGCCCGTCAACGGCCGCGCCGCCGGGTGCACGGTGCGGCAGACGCAGGTCGAGGTGTCGCGCGACAAGGCCCTGTCGACGCTCACCGTGCACAAGGTCTTCCGCCGGGCCGAGATCGAGCGTCAGCACCTCCGCTTCGACGAGGAGCTCCCGTCGGGGCAGGACATCAGCTTCGCGTTCTCCTACCTCGTCAACGCGCAGCGCTTCCTCATGCTCGGCGGATACGACTACTACTACCTGACCCAGCACGGCGGCAACCCCGACGAGCCCGTGCACCTCTCCCGGCGGGCCAGCAGCCCGGCGGCGCTGATCGAGAAGAACCACCGGATCCTCACGTCGATGATCACCGACCTGACGCGCAGCCCGCTCTCCGAGGCCGAGCGGCTCCGGGTCGTCTACGACGTCCTGCTCCCCCGCGTGCTGCTGCGGCAGCGCTACCTCGCCTCGATCGCGAACGCCGACCCGGAGGTCGGTGCGAAGGCGCTGGCCGAGCTGGCCGGGCTGCTCGCCGACCCGCTGCTCGCGGGCCTCGACGACGCCGGGCTGCGGAAGGGCTTCACCCCCGAGCACCTGGCGGCGATCCGCGATCGGGACCTGCCCGGGCTCCGCCGGCTCATGAAGCAGGCCGGCCCCGCGCCGAAGGCCCCGGTCGGCACCGCCGAGCGCTGGGCGGGCCGGGCCCGCCGGGTCACCGACGTGGTCGCCGGGCTCGCGAGCCACCGGCACGTGGTCGAGGAGCTCGCGGCGCTGCGCCGCTCGGTCCGCGAGCTCCAGAAGGCCCAGGAGCGCCTGGAGGAGGAGCTCAGGACCCGCGGCTGA
- a CDS encoding UDP-galactopyranose/dTDP-fucopyranose mutase family protein produces MTTRRARRIGIAGAGFSGAVIARQLAEAGHDVVVFEARDHVAGNCHTERDPATGVMIHRYGPHIFHTADERVWSYVNRFGAMVAFNHRVRTTVQGRVYLLPVNLLTINQLFGTTLGPDEARALIAREADSSIGEPQNFEEQALKFMGRRLYEAFFLGYTRKQWGLAPSEIPAAVLKRLPLRFTYEDSYFNHPHQAIPRDGYTAVVAAILDHPGIEVRLSTPYTEADRADFDHSVWSGPLDAWFSHRYGRLGYRTLDFEEIRAEGDHLGCAVMNYGDLEVPYTRIAEHKHFAPWEEHAETVCFRETSRLAGEGDTPYYPIRLAQDKSLLGRYVDAARVEPDVTFVGRLGTYRYLDMDVTIGEALTAADGILHAFEHGTAVPSLFVDA; encoded by the coding sequence GTGACGACGAGACGAGCGCGCCGGATCGGCATCGCCGGGGCCGGCTTCTCCGGGGCGGTCATCGCCCGGCAGCTGGCCGAGGCCGGCCACGACGTCGTGGTGTTCGAGGCGCGAGACCACGTGGCCGGCAACTGCCACACCGAGCGCGACCCGGCCACCGGCGTGATGATCCACCGCTACGGCCCGCACATCTTCCACACGGCCGACGAGCGGGTGTGGTCCTACGTCAACCGCTTCGGCGCCATGGTGGCCTTCAACCACCGGGTCCGCACGACGGTGCAGGGCCGGGTCTACCTGCTCCCGGTCAACCTGCTGACGATCAACCAGCTCTTCGGCACGACCCTCGGTCCCGACGAGGCCCGGGCGCTCATCGCCCGCGAGGCGGACTCCTCGATCGGCGAGCCGCAGAACTTCGAGGAGCAGGCGCTGAAGTTCATGGGCCGACGCCTGTACGAGGCGTTCTTCCTCGGCTACACCCGCAAGCAGTGGGGCCTGGCGCCGTCCGAGATCCCGGCCGCGGTGCTCAAGCGGCTGCCGCTGCGGTTCACGTACGAGGACTCGTACTTCAACCACCCCCACCAGGCGATCCCCCGCGACGGCTACACCGCGGTGGTGGCGGCGATCCTCGACCACCCGGGCATCGAGGTCCGGCTGTCGACCCCGTACACGGAGGCGGACCGCGCCGACTTCGACCACTCGGTGTGGTCGGGGCCCCTGGACGCGTGGTTCTCCCACCGGTACGGCCGGCTCGGCTACCGCACGCTCGACTTCGAGGAGATCCGGGCCGAGGGCGACCACCTGGGCTGCGCCGTCATGAACTACGGCGACCTCGAGGTGCCGTACACGCGCATCGCCGAGCACAAGCACTTCGCGCCCTGGGAGGAGCACGCCGAGACGGTGTGCTTCCGCGAGACGAGCCGGCTGGCCGGGGAGGGCGACACGCCCTACTACCCGATCCGGCTGGCCCAGGACAAGAGCCTGCTGGGCCGCTACGTCGACGCCGCGCGCGTCGAGCCCGACGTGACGTTCGTCGGGCGGCTCGGCACCTACCGCTACCTCGACATGGACGTCACCATCGGGGAGGCTCTGACCGCGGCCGACGGCATCCTGCACGCGTTCGAGCACGGCACGGCCGTCCCGTCCCTCTTCGTCGATGCCTGA
- a CDS encoding glycosyltransferase, translating into MLAIPAVPDVPDVPDGARPRWSVMIPVHDCAGYLALALPEVLAQLGDRDDAEVVVVDDASTDDPGAVVARLGQGRVQYRPNPGHLGAIGTFNRCLTLAQGELVHLLHGDDTVLPGFYPATEAALADPAAVAAVCRVRDVDADGGPLHTTRSYRHGTGVWCDALESLALSNRVRAPGVVVRRSAYEAVGGFRTDLPHAADWDMWTRLAAHGPVVFVDEVLACYRRHAASDTSTRVRSGANVRERVTVVGVVLGYLPPARRAPLARRAYAYAAVFAARTALQQVRAGRLPGAARQLREALRCLALIPRGLPRPP; encoded by the coding sequence GTGCTCGCCATCCCGGCCGTCCCCGACGTCCCCGACGTCCCCGACGGGGCCCGCCCCCGCTGGTCGGTGATGATCCCCGTCCACGACTGCGCCGGCTACCTCGCGCTCGCGCTGCCCGAGGTGCTCGCCCAGCTCGGCGACCGCGACGACGCGGAGGTCGTCGTGGTCGACGACGCCTCGACCGACGACCCCGGGGCGGTCGTGGCCCGTCTCGGGCAGGGACGCGTGCAGTACCGGCCCAACCCGGGCCACCTGGGCGCCATCGGCACGTTCAACCGCTGCCTGACCCTCGCGCAGGGCGAGCTGGTGCACCTCCTGCACGGCGACGACACGGTCCTGCCCGGCTTCTACCCGGCCACGGAGGCCGCGCTGGCCGACCCGGCGGCCGTCGCCGCCGTCTGCCGCGTCCGCGACGTCGACGCCGACGGCGGCCCGCTGCACACGACCCGTTCCTACCGGCACGGGACCGGGGTCTGGTGCGACGCCCTCGAGTCGCTCGCGCTCTCCAACCGCGTCCGGGCCCCCGGCGTCGTCGTGCGCCGGTCCGCGTACGAGGCCGTCGGCGGCTTCCGGACCGACCTGCCGCACGCCGCCGACTGGGACATGTGGACGCGGCTGGCCGCGCACGGCCCGGTGGTGTTCGTCGACGAGGTCCTGGCCTGCTACCGCCGCCACGCCGCGTCCGACACCTCCACCCGGGTGCGGTCCGGCGCGAACGTCCGGGAGCGCGTGACGGTCGTCGGCGTCGTCCTCGGCTACCTCCCGCCGGCACGGCGGGCCCCGCTGGCCCGGCGCGCGTACGCGTACGCCGCCGTCTTCGCGGCCCGCACCGCGCTCCAGCAGGTACGCGCCGGTCGCCTCCCCGGCGCGGCGCGCCAGCTGCGGGAGGCGCTGCGCTGCCTCGCGCTGATCCCGCGGGGACTGCCCCGGCCCCCCTGA
- a CDS encoding glycosyltransferase family 2 protein, which produces MTPTAGTLVRSTAREVEPEAVQPLPRTSPYEVAVVLLTQANRPAELERAIASVRAQVGVDLQLVLVLNGSATARPASEVRLPALGPDEELVVLPENLGIPGGRNLGASVADARLLLFLDDDAELLGPTVLATVVRRFADDPGLGAMAIRLVDEEGRTQQRHVPRVGCRSALRSGEVTHFIGAACLVRADAFAALGGFDRQFFYAMEESDLAWRLLDAGWTIWYSADLTAFHPRTAPSRHPGHVVLTARNRMWAAVRSLPWPLCVAYLLTWTVVAVLRGGPLPQILAGYRQAWSARPLRRPMRWRTVVRMTRLGRPPVL; this is translated from the coding sequence TTGACCCCGACTGCCGGGACCTTGGTGCGGAGCACCGCCCGCGAGGTCGAGCCGGAGGCCGTCCAGCCGCTGCCGCGGACGTCGCCGTACGAGGTCGCGGTCGTCCTGCTCACCCAGGCCAACCGTCCCGCCGAGCTCGAGCGGGCCATCGCCTCGGTGCGGGCCCAGGTGGGCGTCGACCTGCAGCTGGTGCTCGTGCTCAACGGCAGCGCGACCGCGCGACCCGCCTCGGAGGTCCGCCTGCCCGCCCTCGGGCCCGACGAGGAGCTCGTCGTGCTGCCCGAGAACCTCGGCATCCCCGGCGGCCGGAACCTCGGCGCCTCCGTCGCGGACGCCCGCCTGCTGCTGTTCCTGGACGACGACGCGGAGCTGCTCGGCCCGACGGTGCTGGCCACGGTGGTGCGGCGCTTCGCCGACGACCCCGGCCTCGGCGCGATGGCGATCCGCCTCGTCGACGAGGAGGGCCGGACGCAGCAGCGTCACGTGCCCCGCGTCGGCTGCCGCTCGGCGCTGCGCTCGGGCGAGGTGACCCACTTCATCGGGGCCGCCTGCCTCGTCCGCGCCGACGCGTTCGCCGCGCTCGGCGGCTTCGACCGGCAGTTCTTCTACGCGATGGAGGAGTCCGACCTCGCGTGGCGGCTGCTCGACGCCGGCTGGACCATCTGGTACTCGGCCGACCTCACCGCGTTCCACCCGCGCACGGCTCCCTCGCGGCACCCCGGGCACGTCGTCCTGACGGCCCGCAACCGGATGTGGGCGGCGGTCCGCTCCCTGCCCTGGCCCCTCTGCGTGGCCTACCTGCTGACGTGGACAGTGGTCGCCGTCCTCCGGGGCGGTCCGCTGCCGCAGATCCTGGCCGGCTACCGGCAGGCCTGGTCGGCCCGGCCCCTCCGTCGGCCGATGCGGTGGCGCACCGTCGTGCGCATGACCCGGCTGGGTCGCCCGCCCGTCCTCTGA
- a CDS encoding glycerophosphodiester phosphodiesterase, whose protein sequence is MLVIAHRGASGYRPEHTLASYELAIAQGADVIEPDVVPTSDGHLVVRHESAITETTDVADHPELADRRTTKTIDGRQVTGWFTEDLTLAELQTLRAREPLPALRPESAAYADEAVLTLDEVLALARRSTTRDGRPVGVAPETKHPTYFRSIGLPLEEALVDALHRHGWSRRDDPVVIQSFETGNLQTLAGLTDLPLMQVCHVSGAPYDLRSTDDPRTYLDLMTPQGLAAIKEYADHVGLHKDLMIPRDADGRLLEPTQVLRDAHEAGLRVTGWTFRRENRFLPLQLRGGDDLDGVGDLAGEISTFVRAGMDDFFTDNPDVGAAVRTAMATDQRASGAVRPPFAGRSPGAATITG, encoded by the coding sequence ATGCTGGTCATCGCTCACCGCGGCGCAAGCGGCTACCGACCCGAGCACACGCTCGCGAGCTACGAGCTGGCGATCGCCCAGGGTGCAGACGTGATCGAGCCCGACGTCGTCCCGACGTCCGACGGGCACCTGGTCGTCCGGCACGAGAGCGCGATCACCGAGACCACCGACGTCGCGGACCACCCCGAGCTCGCCGACCGGCGGACGACCAAGACGATCGACGGTCGCCAGGTCACCGGCTGGTTCACCGAGGACCTGACCCTGGCCGAGCTCCAGACCCTGCGGGCGCGCGAGCCCCTCCCGGCGCTCCGGCCCGAGAGCGCGGCGTACGCCGACGAGGCCGTCCTCACCCTCGACGAGGTGCTCGCCCTCGCCCGCCGCTCGACGACGCGCGACGGCAGGCCCGTGGGGGTCGCGCCGGAGACCAAGCACCCGACGTACTTCCGCTCGATCGGCCTGCCGCTCGAGGAGGCGCTGGTCGACGCGCTGCACCGGCACGGGTGGAGCCGGCGCGACGACCCGGTCGTCATCCAGAGCTTCGAGACCGGCAACCTCCAGACGCTCGCGGGCCTGACCGACCTGCCGCTCATGCAGGTCTGCCACGTGAGCGGCGCGCCGTACGACCTGCGCAGCACCGACGACCCGCGCACGTACCTCGACCTGATGACCCCGCAGGGGCTCGCGGCGATCAAGGAGTACGCCGACCACGTCGGGCTGCACAAGGACCTGATGATCCCGCGCGACGCCGACGGGCGGCTGCTCGAGCCGACCCAGGTCCTGCGCGACGCCCACGAGGCGGGCCTGCGGGTCACCGGCTGGACGTTCCGCCGCGAGAACCGCTTCCTGCCGCTGCAGCTGCGCGGTGGCGACGACCTCGACGGCGTCGGCGACCTCGCGGGCGAGATCAGCACGTTCGTGCGGGCGGGGATGGACGACTTCTTCACCGACAACCCGGACGTCGGCGCGGCCGTGCGGACGGCGATGGCCACGGACCAGCGTGCGTCGGGTGCCGTCCGCCCGCCGTTCGCCGGTCGTTCACCGGGCGCTGCCACGATCACGGGGTGA